A single region of the Duganella sp. BuS-21 genome encodes:
- a CDS encoding cytochrome c4 — translation MNSVFSPLVKSLFVALLAVSATASAEDKKPAQPAAAKIDPAKGASLYTDGDNARGLPACVSCHGAGGNSTIAVNPRLAGQHEGYLYKQLVNFTTADRQQPVMTTYAKMLTDEEKHNVAAWLVTQAPKPGAAKNKESIELGKKIYRGGIAEKNVPACASCHGATGGGMPVQYPRLSGQHQDYTVAQLGLFKGGTRKSAEMATIAKRMSDEEMKAVADYVAGLK, via the coding sequence ATGAATAGTGTGTTTTCACCGTTAGTAAAATCCCTGTTTGTCGCATTGTTGGCCGTGTCGGCCACCGCTTCCGCTGAAGACAAGAAGCCGGCCCAGCCAGCCGCTGCGAAGATCGATCCCGCCAAAGGCGCCTCGCTGTACACCGATGGCGACAACGCCCGCGGTCTGCCGGCCTGCGTGTCCTGTCACGGTGCCGGTGGCAACTCCACCATCGCCGTCAATCCAAGGCTGGCGGGCCAGCACGAAGGCTATCTGTACAAGCAACTGGTGAACTTCACCACCGCCGACCGCCAGCAGCCGGTAATGACCACCTACGCCAAGATGCTGACCGACGAGGAAAAGCACAATGTGGCGGCCTGGCTGGTGACGCAGGCGCCCAAGCCGGGCGCAGCCAAGAACAAGGAGTCGATCGAACTGGGCAAGAAGATCTATCGCGGCGGCATCGCTGAAAAGAACGTACCGGCCTGCGCCAGCTGTCACGGCGCCACCGGCGGCGGCATGCCGGTGCAATATCCACGTCTGTCGGGCCAGCACCAGGACTACACGGTCGCCCAGCTCGGCCTGTTCAAGGGCGGCACCCGCAAGAGCGCGGAGATGGCCACCATCGCCAAGCGCATGTCCGACGAGGAAATGAAGGCCGTTGCCGATTACGTGGCGGGCCTGAAATAA
- the yihA gene encoding ribosome biogenesis GTP-binding protein YihA/YsxC: protein MSKLWQARFFTTVNQLRELPDTQVPEIAFAGRSNAGKSTAINILCNQKGLAFASKTPGRTQHINFFSIGGAHVAQHRKDPTIVDEIQCMLVDLPGYGYAEVSGSAKLHWQRLLGDYVQRRDQLAALILIMDSRRPFTDLDVQMLEWFAPTGKPIHCILTKTDKLNRNESINVLRQAKAKLESYVDEDGVGFPFTVQLFSAMKRVGIDEANDKILELAGLIEDEADEADNTPAADVGSETNE from the coding sequence ATGTCCAAACTCTGGCAAGCCCGTTTTTTCACGACCGTAAACCAATTACGCGAACTCCCCGACACCCAGGTGCCGGAGATCGCGTTTGCAGGTCGCTCCAATGCCGGTAAATCGACCGCCATCAATATTTTATGTAATCAGAAAGGCTTGGCGTTCGCCTCCAAGACACCTGGCCGTACCCAGCACATCAACTTCTTCTCCATCGGTGGCGCGCACGTGGCGCAGCACCGCAAGGACCCGACCATCGTCGACGAAATCCAGTGCATGCTGGTGGACTTGCCCGGCTACGGCTATGCCGAAGTGTCGGGCTCGGCCAAGCTGCACTGGCAGCGCCTGCTGGGCGACTATGTCCAGCGCCGCGACCAGCTGGCCGCGCTGATCCTGATCATGGACTCGCGCCGCCCGTTCACCGACCTCGACGTGCAGATGCTGGAATGGTTCGCCCCGACCGGCAAGCCGATCCATTGCATCCTGACCAAAACCGACAAGCTGAACCGCAACGAATCGATCAACGTGCTGCGCCAGGCGAAAGCCAAGCTGGAAAGCTACGTCGATGAAGACGGTGTAGGCTTCCCGTTCACGGTGCAATTGTTCTCCGCCATGAAGCGCGTGGGCATCGATGAAGCCAACGACAAAATCCTGGAACTGGCCGGCCTGATCGAAGACGAGGCTGACGAGGCTGACAACACTCCGGCCGCCGACGTAGGAAGTGAAACGAATGAGTAA
- the hemB gene encoding porphobilinogen synthase, whose product MSKHATHAAQFPAIRMRRMRRDPFSRALMRENIVTPADLIYPVFILEGTHQREAVASMPGVERVSVDLLLKVAEECVALGIPVLALFPVIDVAKKTPDGIEATNPEGLVPRAVRTLKQAFPELGVLTDIALDPYTSHGQDGLIDDHGYVINDITTDMLIRQALCHAQAGVDVVAPSDMMDGRIGAIRAALEAAGHIHTRIMAYSAKYASAFYGPFRDAVGSAANLGKGDKNQYQMDPANGDEALREVGLDLAEGADMVMVKPGMPYLDIVRRVKDEFKVPTFAYQVSGEYAMIKAAAQNGWLDHDKVMMESLLAFKRAGADGVLTYFALDAARWLKAKT is encoded by the coding sequence ATGAGTAAGCACGCCACGCACGCCGCGCAATTCCCGGCGATCCGCATGCGCCGCATGCGCCGCGATCCGTTTTCGCGCGCGCTGATGCGCGAAAACATCGTCACCCCGGCCGACCTGATCTACCCGGTCTTCATCCTGGAGGGCACGCACCAGCGTGAAGCGGTGGCGTCGATGCCGGGCGTGGAGCGGGTCTCGGTGGATCTGCTGCTGAAGGTGGCGGAAGAATGCGTGGCGCTGGGCATCCCGGTGCTGGCGCTGTTCCCGGTGATCGATGTGGCGAAGAAAACCCCGGACGGCATCGAGGCGACCAATCCGGAAGGCCTGGTGCCGCGCGCGGTGCGCACCTTGAAACAAGCCTTCCCCGAGCTGGGCGTGCTGACCGACATCGCGCTCGATCCGTACACCAGCCACGGCCAGGACGGCCTGATCGACGACCATGGCTACGTCATCAACGACATCACCACCGACATGCTGATCCGCCAGGCCCTGTGCCATGCGCAAGCGGGCGTGGACGTGGTGGCGCCGTCGGACATGATGGACGGCCGTATCGGTGCGATCCGCGCGGCGCTGGAAGCGGCCGGCCACATCCATACGCGCATCATGGCCTACTCGGCCAAATACGCGTCGGCGTTCTACGGGCCGTTCCGCGACGCGGTCGGCTCGGCCGCCAACCTGGGCAAGGGCGACAAGAACCAGTACCAGATGGACCCGGCCAACGGCGACGAAGCCCTGCGTGAAGTCGGCCTGGACCTGGCCGAAGGCGCGGACATGGTGATGGTCAAGCCGGGCATGCCCTACCTCGACATCGTGCGCCGCGTGAAGGATGAGTTCAAGGTGCCGACCTTCGCCTACCAGGTCAGCGGTGAATACGCGATGATCAAGGCGGCCGCGCAAAACGGCTGGCTCGACCATGACAAGGTGATGATGGAATCGCTGCTGGCCTTCAAGCGCGCCGGCGCCGACGGCGTGCTGACCTACTTCGCGCTCGACGCGGCGCGCTGGCTCAAAGCGAAGACCTGA